GACGCGTAAGGCGATCGTGAGATCCCCGAGGGCGTCGAGTGGGGCGCGATGATGTTCATCGACGCCGCCGAGGCGCCGCGGGTTCATGAGCCGGGGCGGTTGCGCGAGTGGACGCTGTTGGGCGTGCGGATGGCGGCGGTGTGCCTGCTGGCGATCGCGCTGGCGCGGCCGGTGACGCAAGCGTTTGGCGGCGGCGGCGGCGGCGGCG
The sequence above is drawn from the Actinomycetota bacterium genome and encodes:
- a CDS encoding BatA domain-containing protein — its product is MMFIDAAEAPRVHEPGRLREWTLLGVRMAAVCLLAIALARPVTQAFGGGGGGG